The genomic window ACCGTTGAATCCATCAAAGCTGTAAGCAGCCTTCACATGCCTATCGCAGGCACTGTTACCGCAATTAACGAAGCTCTCGAAGATGAGCCTTCTGACGTTAACACTGCTCCTTACGGCGACGCATGGATGATCCGCATCACAGTTGATGCAGATGCTGACAAATCCCAGCTGCTTGATTCTGAAAAATACGCATCCCAGCTGTAGTAGCCAAGGA from Halodesulfovibrio sp. includes these protein-coding regions:
- the gcvH gene encoding glycine cleavage system protein GcvH, with protein sequence MSELTFPEDILYHPEHTWVRIADDNTAVVGITDFAQEQLGEVAFVDLPEIGSTFAAGDEFGTVESIKAVSSLHMPIAGTVTAINEALEDEPSDVNTAPYGDAWMIRITVDADADKSQLLDSEKYASQL